One window of Flavobacteriales bacterium genomic DNA carries:
- a CDS encoding carboxypeptidase-like regulatory domain-containing protein has protein sequence MTRNLIHRLALLCTLAFPLFSLAQTGTVRGFVYDEATGEPSIFTPVSLRGATDHGAQTDVNGYFSISKVPPGHFTLQVVYLGYDTVSKEVDIKADLIQTEQLYLKKGSIEMKTVVVTAEKQKAQNNVRVGVTKLTPKQIERLPAIGGQADLAQYMQVVPGVVFTGDQGGQLYIRGGSPVQNEVLLDGMTLYNPFHSIGLFSVFDNDIIRNADILTGGFNAEYGGRISSVMDITTRDGNKTRLSGKVAASTFAAKALLEGPLKKQSAPGKGSSSFLLNFKHSYLDQSSKSLYTYVDSAGLPFKFTDLYGKISINAANGSKVNFFGFNFTDGAQYRGISDLAWKNWGAGTNFVLVPSGSAVLIEGVFALSNYKIELLEGDLQPRTSSINNFTAGLNFKYFMGNNEVQYGINVTGVKTDLSFYNSLGYELGQQKVSTELAGYINYKLRIGKWVLNPGVRLQYYATLAVLNPEPRLGFKWNVSDRFRIKGAAGIYSQNLIATNNDRDVVNLFYGFITAPDDIPSTITTSNGNTRDIKDPLQRANHLVGGFEYDLTPKTSINIEGYYKDFRQVTNLNREKLYNDTPEFINQPDELKKDFVVETGSAYGADMLLKYENKGLYLWVVYSLNFVDRFDGTQTYSPIWDRRNNVNLVASYTFGKHDSWKASARWNYGSGFPFTQNQGFYERLPFSDGVNSDINNTNGDLTVIYGPLNGGRLTDYHRLDVGITKIWKLDEHQVVQLDLSVTNAYDRDNIFYRDRVTSKEVYQLPVLPSLGFSYTF, from the coding sequence ATGACCCGAAACCTGATCCACCGCTTGGCGCTGCTCTGCACGCTGGCCTTTCCCCTCTTTTCCCTCGCCCAGACCGGTACCGTGCGCGGTTTCGTGTACGATGAGGCCACCGGTGAACCGTCGATCTTCACGCCGGTCTCGCTGCGCGGTGCCACGGACCATGGTGCGCAAACGGACGTGAACGGCTACTTCTCCATCAGCAAGGTGCCTCCGGGGCATTTCACGTTGCAGGTGGTCTATTTGGGCTACGACACGGTAAGCAAGGAGGTGGACATCAAGGCGGATCTGATCCAGACCGAACAGCTGTACCTGAAAAAAGGCAGCATCGAGATGAAGACCGTGGTGGTGACGGCGGAGAAGCAGAAGGCGCAGAACAATGTGCGCGTGGGCGTCACCAAGCTGACCCCGAAGCAGATCGAGCGCTTACCGGCGATCGGCGGACAGGCGGACCTTGCGCAATACATGCAGGTGGTGCCGGGCGTGGTGTTCACCGGGGACCAGGGCGGGCAACTCTACATCCGCGGGGGATCCCCCGTGCAGAACGAGGTGCTGCTGGACGGCATGACCCTGTACAATCCCTTCCACAGCATCGGCCTCTTCAGCGTGTTCGACAACGACATCATCCGCAATGCGGACATCCTCACCGGCGGCTTCAACGCGGAGTACGGCGGGCGCATCAGCAGCGTGATGGACATCACCACCCGCGACGGCAACAAGACCCGCCTCAGCGGCAAAGTGGCCGCCAGCACCTTCGCGGCCAAGGCCCTGCTGGAAGGACCGCTGAAGAAGCAGAGCGCGCCGGGCAAGGGGAGCAGTTCCTTCCTGCTCAATTTCAAGCACAGCTATCTGGACCAGAGCAGTAAGAGCCTCTACACCTATGTGGACTCCGCAGGGCTGCCCTTCAAGTTCACCGACCTCTATGGCAAGATCTCAATAAACGCCGCCAACGGCAGCAAGGTCAACTTCTTCGGCTTCAACTTCACCGACGGTGCCCAGTACAGGGGCATCAGTGACCTGGCCTGGAAGAATTGGGGCGCGGGCACCAACTTCGTGCTGGTCCCCTCGGGCAGCGCCGTACTGATCGAGGGCGTATTCGCGCTGAGCAACTACAAGATCGAACTTTTGGAAGGCGATCTCCAGCCCCGCACCAGCAGCATCAACAATTTCACCGCCGGGCTGAACTTCAAATACTTCATGGGCAACAACGAGGTGCAGTACGGCATCAACGTCACCGGCGTGAAGACGGACCTCAGCTTTTACAATTCGCTCGGCTACGAGCTGGGCCAGCAGAAGGTGAGCACCGAGCTGGCCGGCTACATCAACTACAAACTGCGCATCGGCAAATGGGTGCTGAACCCCGGTGTCCGCCTCCAGTATTACGCCACTTTGGCCGTGCTGAACCCCGAACCCCGTCTTGGCTTCAAGTGGAACGTGAGCGACCGCTTCCGCATCAAAGGCGCCGCCGGCATCTACAGCCAGAACCTCATCGCCACCAACAACGACCGCGATGTGGTGAACCTCTTCTACGGCTTCATCACCGCGCCTGACGACATCCCCTCCACCATCACCACCTCCAACGGGAACACGCGTGACATCAAGGACCCGCTGCAGCGCGCCAACCACCTCGTGGGCGGCTTCGAGTACGACCTCACCCCCAAGACCAGCATCAACATCGAAGGCTACTACAAGGACTTCCGCCAAGTGACCAACCTGAACCGCGAAAAGCTTTACAACGACACGCCGGAATTCATCAACCAGCCCGACGAGCTGAAGAAGGACTTCGTGGTGGAGACCGGCAGTGCCTACGGGGCGGACATGCTGCTGAAGTACGAGAACAAGGGCCTCTACCTCTGGGTGGTCTACTCGCTCAATTTCGTGGACCGCTTCGACGGTACGCAGACCTACAGTCCGATCTGGGACCGCCGCAACAACGTGAACCTCGTGGCCAGCTACACCTTCGGGAAGCACGACAGCTGGAAGGCCAGCGCCCGCTGGAACTACGGCTCCGGCTTCCCCTTCACCCAGAACCAGGGCTTCTACGAAAGGCTGCCCTTCAGCGACGGCGTCAACAGCGATATCAACAACACCAACGGTGACCTCACGGTGATCTACGGCCCGCTCAACGGCGGACGCCTCACGGACTACCACCGGCTGGACGTCGGCATCACCAAGATCTGGAAGCTCGACGAGCACCAAGTCGTCCAGTTGGACCTCAGCGTCACCAATGCCTACGACCGCGACAATATCTTCTATCGTGACCGCGTGACCAGCAAGGAGGTGTACCAGTTGCCGGTGCTGCCGAGCTTGGGGTTCTCGTACACGTTTTAG
- a CDS encoding CTP synthase — protein sequence MTGSTKYIFVTGGVTSSLGKGIVSASLAKLLQARGFTVTIQKLDPYINVDPGTLNPYEHGECYVTEDGAETDLDLGHYERFLDTPTSQANNITTGRVYQNVINKERRGEYLGKTVQVIPHITDEIKRNIQLLGRKGIYDFVITEVGGTVGDIESLPYVEAIRQLKWEKGRDALSIHLTLLPYLSTTGELKTKPTQHSVKELLSLGVQPDILVCRTEHPMIKGMKEKIALFCNVDPKAVIESADAETIYDVPLLMQQEQLDEVVLEKLGIANYPEADLTQWREFLRRHKEPKHTVEIGLVGKYVELRDAYKSIKEALDHAGAANETKVDIRWVHSEKLTPKNVAKHLGGLDAILVAPGFGNRGIEGKIDAIRYARENKVPFLGICLGMQCAVIEFARNVLGHAEANSTEMDPETKWPVIAMMEEQKAKVDKGGTMRLGAYPCKLTEGSLSAQAYGKTSIKERHRHRYEFNNAYTEEFKKAGMIAAGVNPQTKLVEVVELKDHPWFVGVQYHPEYKSTVARPHPLFTRFVREALAQHAVVAKREKTKV from the coding sequence ATGACGGGTTCCACAAAGTACATTTTCGTTACCGGAGGGGTCACCTCCAGCTTGGGCAAGGGCATTGTCAGCGCCTCCTTGGCCAAACTGCTGCAGGCGCGCGGCTTCACGGTGACCATCCAGAAGCTGGACCCGTACATCAACGTCGACCCCGGCACGTTGAACCCGTACGAGCACGGGGAATGCTACGTGACCGAGGACGGCGCCGAGACCGATCTGGACCTGGGGCACTACGAGCGCTTCCTGGACACGCCCACCAGCCAGGCCAACAACATCACCACGGGCCGGGTCTACCAGAACGTGATCAACAAGGAGCGCCGGGGCGAATACCTCGGCAAGACCGTTCAGGTGATCCCGCACATCACCGACGAGATCAAGCGGAACATCCAGCTCTTAGGACGGAAGGGCATCTACGATTTTGTGATCACCGAGGTCGGCGGCACCGTGGGCGACATCGAGAGCCTGCCCTACGTCGAGGCCATCCGCCAACTGAAGTGGGAAAAGGGCCGCGATGCCTTGTCGATCCACCTCACACTGCTCCCCTACCTCAGCACCACGGGCGAGTTGAAGACCAAGCCCACACAGCACAGCGTGAAGGAGCTTCTCAGCCTCGGCGTGCAGCCGGACATCCTCGTGTGCCGCACGGAGCACCCGATGATCAAGGGCATGAAGGAGAAGATCGCCCTGTTCTGCAACGTGGACCCCAAGGCAGTGATCGAAAGTGCCGACGCGGAGACGATCTACGACGTTCCCTTGCTGATGCAGCAGGAACAACTGGACGAGGTGGTGCTGGAGAAGCTCGGCATCGCCAACTACCCGGAGGCGGACCTCACCCAATGGCGCGAATTCCTGCGGCGGCACAAGGAACCAAAGCACACTGTGGAGATCGGCCTGGTAGGCAAATACGTGGAGTTACGCGATGCCTACAAGAGCATCAAGGAGGCCTTGGACCATGCCGGTGCGGCCAACGAGACCAAGGTGGACATCCGTTGGGTCCACAGCGAAAAGCTGACGCCGAAGAACGTGGCCAAACACCTCGGCGGCCTCGACGCGATCCTGGTGGCACCCGGCTTCGGTAACCGGGGGATCGAAGGAAAGATCGATGCGATCCGCTATGCGCGGGAAAACAAAGTCCCCTTCCTCGGGATCTGCTTGGGCATGCAGTGCGCGGTGATCGAGTTCGCCCGCAACGTGCTGGGCCATGCGGAAGCCAATAGCACCGAGATGGACCCCGAAACCAAGTGGCCGGTGATCGCCATGATGGAGGAACAGAAAGCCAAAGTGGACAAGGGCGGGACCATGCGTCTGGGCGCCTATCCTTGTAAGCTCACCGAAGGAAGCCTCAGCGCACAGGCCTACGGGAAGACCAGCATCAAGGAGCGCCATCGTCACCGGTACGAGTTCAATAACGCCTACACCGAGGAGTTCAAGAAGGCCGGCATGATCGCCGCCGGCGTGAATCCCCAGACCAAGCTGGTGGAAGTGGTGGAACTGAAGGACCACCCGTGGTTCGTGGGCGTGCAATACCATCCGGAATACAAGAGCACCGTGGCCCGGCCCCATCCCCTCTTCACACGCTTTGTGAGGGAGGCTTTGGCGCAGCATGCCGTGGTCGCGAAACGCGAAAAGACCAAGGTCTGA
- the yidC gene encoding membrane protein insertase YidC — protein sequence MDRNSIIGILLIIAILFGYQYLTMPSAEERARMQHEQDSIAEVAIKKQADHADSALADQQQQVKNATTVATADATMDTGLVADSVNADSLLAAKQHERLGIFGPAASGHNEVVTIANEHLQVAINTFGARPNVIRLKAYKTYHEHNPLLLSVPDSGAYEYNFFLGNRKLSTKDMNFTAEKLGTTGVRLRASTTDPSKYLQITYQLDSGTWFMNTTAELVGLPEIDPRNVMFHWNLTGFHNEKHRPTEEQHSTVYYKYLNSDRDYLSESKDDSKKLEAKTNWVAFKQDFFTVAMVKKDGFTSNGSEISITTLPDDTLYSKRYDAKLFFGQEPSEHAILAMQMYLGPNQYNTLRQTGIPDFSRVIDLGWGIFGWMNRFLVIPIFNFLSQFNLSYGIIILVLTVVIKMLLLPIAYRNQKSSIRMRALKPEIAAITAKFGSDDAMKKQQATMDLYRKAGVSPVAGCVPMLLQMPVLYAMFRFFPSSIELRQQSFLWADDLSSYDSILTLPFNIPAYGSHVSLFTLLMAASTIIYTLVNSKQMPQQQGMPNMKVMMYMFPVMMLFFMNSLPAGLSYYYFLANVISILQMTVITKWFLDEDKLREQLLANMKKPRKKSKWQQRMEEIQKQQQTAKKRR from the coding sequence ATGGACCGCAATTCGATCATCGGCATCCTCCTCATCATAGCCATCCTCTTTGGCTATCAATACCTCACCATGCCCAGCGCGGAGGAACGCGCCCGGATGCAGCATGAGCAGGACAGCATTGCCGAAGTGGCCATCAAAAAGCAGGCGGACCATGCCGATTCCGCTCTGGCCGACCAGCAGCAACAGGTGAAGAACGCCACGACCGTGGCCACGGCGGATGCTACGATGGATACCGGCCTGGTCGCGGACAGCGTCAATGCCGACAGCCTCCTCGCCGCCAAGCAGCATGAGCGCTTGGGCATCTTCGGCCCCGCCGCCAGCGGGCACAACGAGGTGGTGACGATCGCCAACGAGCACCTGCAGGTCGCCATCAACACCTTCGGGGCCCGGCCCAATGTGATCCGACTGAAGGCATACAAAACCTATCACGAGCACAACCCACTGCTGCTTTCCGTGCCCGACAGCGGCGCATACGAGTACAACTTCTTCCTCGGCAACCGCAAGCTGAGCACGAAGGACATGAATTTCACCGCTGAGAAGCTCGGCACCACGGGCGTACGACTAAGAGCCTCCACCACGGACCCCTCGAAATATCTCCAGATCACCTACCAGTTGGACAGCGGCACCTGGTTCATGAACACCACCGCCGAGCTGGTGGGGCTACCGGAGATCGACCCGAGGAACGTGATGTTCCACTGGAACCTCACCGGTTTCCACAATGAGAAACACCGCCCCACCGAGGAGCAGCATTCCACCGTCTACTACAAATACCTAAACAGCGACCGGGACTACCTGAGCGAAAGCAAGGACGACTCCAAGAAGCTTGAGGCCAAGACGAACTGGGTGGCCTTCAAGCAGGACTTCTTCACCGTGGCCATGGTGAAGAAGGACGGCTTCACCAGTAACGGATCGGAGATCTCCATCACCACGCTCCCCGATGACACGCTCTATTCCAAAAGATACGACGCCAAGCTGTTCTTCGGGCAGGAACCCAGCGAGCACGCCATCCTGGCCATGCAGATGTACCTCGGCCCGAACCAGTACAATACCCTGCGCCAAACGGGTATCCCCGATTTCAGCCGCGTCATCGACCTGGGCTGGGGCATCTTCGGCTGGATGAACCGCTTCCTGGTGATCCCGATCTTCAACTTCCTCAGCCAGTTCAACCTCAGCTACGGCATCATCATCCTTGTGCTCACCGTGGTGATCAAAATGCTGCTGCTGCCCATCGCCTATCGCAACCAGAAGAGCAGTATCCGCATGCGTGCGCTGAAACCGGAGATCGCCGCCATCACCGCCAAGTTCGGCTCGGACGACGCGATGAAGAAGCAGCAGGCCACCATGGACCTCTACCGCAAGGCCGGCGTGAGCCCCGTGGCCGGTTGCGTGCCCATGCTGCTGCAGATGCCAGTGCTCTATGCCATGTTCCGCTTCTTCCCCAGCAGCATCGAGCTGCGGCAACAGTCCTTCCTCTGGGCGGACGATCTCAGCAGCTATGACAGCATCCTAACGCTGCCGTTCAACATCCCCGCCTATGGCAGCCATGTGAGCCTTTTCACCCTGCTGATGGCCGCCAGCACCATTATCTACACCCTCGTGAACAGCAAGCAGATGCCCCAACAGCAGGGCATGCCGAACATGAAGGTGATGATGTACATGTTCCCGGTGATGATGCTCTTCTTCATGAACTCGCTCCCCGCCGGCCTGAGCTATTACTACTTCCTCGCCAACGTGATCAGCATCCTCCAGATGACGGTGATCACCAAGTGGTTCCTGGACGAGGATAAGCTGCGTGAACAACTGCTGGCCAACATGAAGAAGCCCCGCAAGAAGAGCAAGTGGCAGCAGCGCATGGAGGAGATCCAGAAGCAGCAGCAGACGGCGAAAAAGCGACGGTAG